In a genomic window of Epinephelus lanceolatus isolate andai-2023 chromosome 3, ASM4190304v1, whole genome shotgun sequence:
- the LOC117255463 gene encoding adhesion G protein-coupled receptor E5, translated as MGSGKELFLLGLLCMLAKCSSECPEGFTSEFGPCTDVDECEEQKPCGKYSHCFNTNGSYYCQCKSGFRNLGTGGVNFTLGGHCHDINECTDQDNVCGPAANCSNLIGRYECTCHSGYVNTTSSSGSCTDIDECKEAEMQKEDLCGPKGTCVNTNGSYWCSCSKGYTSYGNKRTPCSELKCDNFNGNSGPAPSLEGLADILFMMKNSCLALSNPSTAGEGKTDGEALLEKLFTATETILSPRHLDSVEDVSRLLETVENAIMLIGPQLKDNHTKLETTETDAQIAVQRGRTRPTGPIHLTNENATLDTDWTIAAGEGPYPGFALAALLSYRNLEISVNQSFDEITGHERNGVDPSLQISSRVVSVVVSNPSTQNLSRNVSITLRHLKARDESPQVSYICAYWTESGAWSTDGCHKQQSTATHTVCMCEHLSSFAVLMALYPIKHTFGLQLVTKIGLTISLLCLILCIMTFKFCRSIQGTRTTIHLHLCICLFMADLIFLAGISRTEPVGGCRFVAGLLHFFFLGVFAWMLLEGVQLYRMVVLVFNATIRPLYLYIAGYGTPLVIVIISAISRPDGYGTDQYCWLSLEDGLIWSFFGPVCFIIIINVFFFIVTVWRLAQKFTSLNPDLSKLHKIKAFTVTAIAQICILGLMWMFGAFMFEDDSIVVAYIFTILNSLQGALVFIMHCLLSKQVREEYAHFLSCICTPQKKRYSDFSSTNPSSSQSQGSRSGHHTGESQI; from the exons ATGGGGTCTGGGAAGGAGCTATTTCTTCTTG GATTATTGTGTATGCTGGCTAAATGCTCCTCTGAGTGTCCAGAGGGCTTCACATCAGAATTCGGTCCATGCACTG ACGTGGATGAGTGCGAAGAACAAAAACCATGTGGGAAATACTCACACTGCTTCAACACGAATGGCAGCTATTactgtcagtgcaagtcgggaTTCAGAAACCTCGGGACAGGGGGTGTTAACTTCACGCTAGGGGGACATTGCCATG ATATAAATGAGTGCACTGATCAGGACAATGTCTGTGGCCCCGCTGCAAATTGTTCAAACCTGATTGGAAGGTACGAGTGCACCTGCCACTCTGGGTACGTCAACACCACCAGTAGCTCTGGAAGCTGCACAG ACATAGATGAATGCAAGGAGGCTGAAATGCAAAAAGAAGACCTCTGTGGACCAAAAGGGACTTGTGTAAACACCAATGGGAGTTACTGGTGCAGCTGTTCAAAGGGATACACCAGTTACGGCAACAAAAGGACCCCATGTTCAG AGCTAAAGTGTGACAACTTCAATGGAAACAGCGGGCCTGCACCG TCACTTGAAGGCCTGGCAGACATTTTGTTCATGATGAAAAACAGCTGTTTGGCTCTTTCTAACCCGAGCACCGCTGGTGAAGGGAAGACTGATGGAGAGGCTCTACTGGAG AAACTTTTCACAGCGACTGAGACCATCCTGTCGCCCCGTCACCTGGACAGCGTTGAAGATGTGAGCAGATTGCTTGAAACTGTGGAGAATGCTATTATGCTGATTGGCCCACAGCTCAAAGACAACCATACTAAGCTAGAGACCACTGAGACAG ACGCACAGATTGCAGTGCAGAGGGGGAGGACTCGACCAACTGGCCCTATCCATCTGACCAATGAGAACGCTACACTCGACACTGACTGGACAATAGCAGCTGGGGAAGGACCATACCCTG GTTTTGCTCTGGCTGCATTGTTGAGCTACAGGAACCTTGAGATATCTGTTAACCAGTCCTTTGATGAGATCACGGGACATGAACGAAATGGAGTGGATCCCTCCCTTCAGATCTCCTCTCGAGTTGTGTCTGTTGTGGTCTCCAACCCATCCACTCAGAACCTGAGCCGCAATGTCAGCATCACCCTCAGACATCTCAAG GCCCGAGACGAGTCTCCTCAGGTGAGCTACATCTGTGCGTACTGGACTGAGAGCGGGGCCTGGTCCACAGATGGTTGTCATAAACAACAGTCcaccgccacacacacagtgtgtatgtgtgaacacCTGAGCAGCTTTGCTGTTCTCATGGCACTCTACCCGATAAAg CACACCTTTGGGCTCCAGTTGGTGACCAAGATCGGGCTGACCATCTCCCTGCTGTGTCTCATACTGTGCATCATGACGTTCAAGTTCTGCCGCTCCATACAAGGGACCCGCACCACCATCCACCTGCACCTCTGTATCTGCCTCTTCATGGCTGACCTCATCTTTCTGGCTGGCATTTCACGTACTGAACCTGTG GGCGGCTGCAGGTTTGTTGCAGGGCTGCTacacttcttcttcttgggGGTGTTTGCCTGGATGTTGTTAGAAGGGGTTCAGCTGTACCGCATGGTGGTCCTGGTGTTCAACGCCACCATTCGACCCCTCTACTTATACATCGCTGGTTATGGGACACCACTTGTTATCGTCATTATATCTGCCATCTCTAGACCAGATGGATACGGCACTGACCAGTA CTGCTGGCTGTCCCTGGAAGACGGCCTCATCTGGAGTTTCTTCGGCCCTGTgtgcttcatcatcatcatcaacgtCTTCTTCTTCATCGTCACCGTCTGGAGGCTTGCCCAGAAGTTCACCAGCCTCAACCCAGACCTCTCCAAACTGCACAAAATTaa AGCTTTCACAGTGACAGCTATCGCCCAGATTTGCATACTGGGTCTGATGTGGATGTTCGGAGCCTTCATGTTTGAAGATGACAGCATAGTAGTGGCATATATCTTCACTATCCTCAACAGCCTGCAGGGAGCACTGGTCTTCATCATGCACTGCCTACTGTCCAAACAG GTCAGAGAGGAGTACGCCCATTTCCTCTCCTGTATCTgcacaccacagaagaagagatACTCGGACTTCAGCAGCACAAATCCCTCCAGCAGTCAGTCACAA GGTTCTCGGAGTGGACACCACACCGGAGAATCCCAAATATAA